A segment of the Mercurialis annua linkage group LG4, ddMerAnnu1.2, whole genome shotgun sequence genome:
CAATTTAGagtataaactaatttaaaattgacaaattataGGTGTTTTAGTcatcaaatgaaaattttaatattttaattttttgtatatcAAATTGGAGGGACAAAATGAACCTCTACTATACCAAAAACAAGCTTGAAGCAGGGAGGGAGAAGTACCTTTTCTCGCAACTTCTTATTTTCGTCCATCAGAATTCTCTCCTGATCAGTTTCGTAAAAGGAACATTGTAACAATATAATTAGCAATTTTTAACTCCACTAATTAGACCTAAAAATTCGTATACAAATGTAAATAATTAGACATATAAATAACAAACGGTTTACCTCTTCCCTTAGCTTCTCAATCTGCTCTCTGAACAGCTGATTCTGCAATATcaatagttttaattaaaacaaaataaaaaaaattataattatgtataAAACTCTCCCTTCATGCCTTCCTGAAAtcttttatatatgaaaaaaaaaactaacaacTTGTAGTAGATTAGTAGCAGCAAGAAGTCAAGAACAAATAGCGTAAGCCTCAAGTCTGCAGCTAAACACGTCATGTGAATCAATATCACAGAATTATTTGAtacttaattatattataaacaaATACCTTTCTCGTTCTGATTTTTGTTAAGCTTTTATCCAGCTGATTCTCTAGTTGTTGTAGCTCATCAATAGAACACGGTTCTAATCCATCTCCCATCAGTTTTCTGCGACAAACGTGTTCCATGTTATTAAGTACTACAAGAAAACTAATTTTAAGGAAAATTACAGCAATGGTGTTtaaacttttcataatatactATTTTAGTGTCTAAATTGGTGTTTCGAAAGTCTATCAACTGattgtttttagcaatttttcgATCACCAAACTACGGATATGAAAAAACGTAGAAGAAAAGGTTAAGGTACCTTTTAGAAACTTCAAGAATCTCCATCTTCTTTGCCAGGCTAAGAGAATCTTCCTTGAAAATATATATACCATTTTAAATCACTCGCTGTTTAAAAATGAGAGCATTAAAGTAACGTTAATTATGCCAAATTGGAAAGTGATGACTGACCTGGTTCATGCAATCTTGAGCAGTTTTGATGCTTATCCCTAGATCCTTAGCTTTCTTCTGATACCTCTCTATGGTCTTACTAGTACTGAAGCATCCAAATTAAGcaaaaacataaacaaaacatataaagAGAGTGAGTAGAAGATTTG
Coding sequences within it:
- the LOC126679533 gene encoding agamous-like MADS-box protein AGL19, translated to MVRGKTQMKRIENATSRQVTFSKRRNGLLKKAFELSVLCDAEVALIIFSPRGKLYEFSSCSTSKTIERYQKKAKDLGISIKTAQDCMNQEDSLSLAKKMEILEVSKRKLMGDGLEPCSIDELQQLENQLDKSLTKIRTRKNQLFREQIEKLREEERILMDENKKLREKYGIKSTEETKKQEIAERSESMEVETGLFIGPPESRKPQKP